TCCCTGCTCGGGTGTCCGGGCTCCGCCCAGCCTGGCGCACGGCTACCCGCGCGGAGGCTGCTCTGCATCAACATAATGCTCCCCATCCCTGCATCCTCCCGGAACCCATTCCTCATCATCCCTCAGGGCCCCAGCTCAGATTCTCCTCCCTTGGTGCTGGCTCTGACAGACTCCTCCTCGGTCTCTGGCGCCTCCCACTCGTCCGCAGCGCCCGGAGCACGCCCCGCAAGTCCACTTGGTTTGCTACGCACGCATCTCCAACTCGCTGCATCTTGTCCCCGTTACTCTCCGTCGCAGTGAAGGTGACACCACCCACCCGATCACTCGCGATGCGTCCTGGATGCTTCTACCTGCAGTGGCTACTACAGTTTACGCTACTCCCTCTGTGACCTTGTGAATTACCCTCCGTTGGGTATTAACATCTTCCTCTCCATGGTCTCCCGAGTACATCCTCCTGTATTGCGAGCTCCGTACACCCCTGTTGCCCAAGCCTCGCAGCTTCTGTGGAGAGGCCTGGCTCTCCAGTCTCCCCATCTTCCTGAGCACGCAGGTCTGCCATTTTCTAACACCTCATAAACTAATCCCAGTTTAGACCCTGCCTGGGTAGCGCTATTTAAGTTGTTCAGCGTTTACGCCCTCTCCGATTGCCTTTCTCTTATTCTGCTGAACTCCAGACCGGAGTCTCCTCTTCAAGGGGTGTCCCCTCCCCCGTTCTACTATCTGGCGGTGTGAAATGTTTCTGGGCTACAGGACCTTTCTAGGTGGCCAAAGGTCTGTGCCCCGCCCCCCTTCCGCTCCCTTCTTCCCATAGCTGGGTTCCCTCCTCCACTCTAAGGACCCCCAGCCTTCCCGATGTACCCACCCCAACTCAACCTCGACTCAATCAAATATTCCTTTGAAAGGTCAACGGCCAATTTAAGAAATCTGGAGCTTacaaaaactacatttaaaaaacgCTTACAAAAACTACTTGTTTGTATCACATGTGCTCT
The DNA window shown above is from Mus pahari chromosome 3, PAHARI_EIJ_v1.1, whole genome shotgun sequence and carries:
- the LOC115063599 gene encoding uncharacterized protein LOC115063599, which encodes MRRRAARTGTCGEETRSRVSARQSLGDVSRPSGHGGAACARQALAVARDGRVVPGAVLQLRGCPEGKSLPGSDPAPAAAGCTRGSDRSLARRPEVPIPARVSGLRPAWRTATRAEAALHQHNAPHPCILPEPIPHHPSGPQLRFSSLGAGSDRLLLGLWRLPLVRSARSTPRKSTWFATHASPTRCILSPLLSVAVKVTPPTRSLAMRPGCFYLQWLLQFTLLPL